A genomic window from Candidatus Thiocaldithrix dubininis includes:
- the hflK gene encoding FtsH protease activity modulator HflK has protein sequence MPLRESSLIEKLWQPLRNIGFIPLVLLVIGIALWTTWYTIPSDSVGMLQRFGKFQNEVQPGLHFKLPLGIDTVTIVPVKRQLKQEFGFATSGATNPEQHSSNPEEESPMVTGDLNAALVEWVVQYRISDPFKYLFEIREPGTTLRDVSESVMREVVGDRTVDEVITIGRQDIEVEALKRMQDLTQRYGMGISIDQVQLKNINPPAPVQDSFNEVNQAQQEKERLINEARRDYNKVIPLAEGEKDQRIREAEGYRLKRINEAEGDVARFRAVFAQYQKAPDVTKRRLYVETLQNVLPAVQNKVVVDSDLTSPPS, from the coding sequence ATGCCCCTACGTGAGTCGAGCTTAATAGAAAAACTTTGGCAACCGTTACGCAATATCGGTTTTATTCCCCTTGTCCTACTGGTTATCGGCATTGCCTTATGGACAACCTGGTACACCATTCCCAGCGATTCCGTCGGAATGCTGCAACGTTTTGGCAAATTCCAAAATGAAGTACAACCCGGTTTACATTTCAAACTACCCTTAGGCATTGATACCGTGACGATTGTCCCCGTCAAACGTCAGCTTAAGCAGGAATTCGGCTTTGCCACCTCTGGCGCAACTAACCCTGAACAGCATTCCTCCAACCCTGAAGAAGAATCACCAATGGTCACAGGTGATTTGAATGCCGCATTAGTTGAATGGGTTGTGCAATATCGTATTTCTGACCCGTTTAAATATTTATTTGAAATACGCGAACCGGGTACGACGCTACGCGATGTCTCCGAATCCGTTATGCGTGAAGTGGTGGGTGACCGTACTGTGGATGAAGTGATTACGATTGGTCGCCAAGATATTGAAGTCGAAGCGCTTAAACGTATGCAAGACCTTACCCAACGTTATGGTATGGGAATTAGTATCGACCAAGTGCAATTGAAAAATATTAATCCACCCGCGCCCGTACAAGATTCCTTTAATGAAGTGAACCAAGCGCAGCAAGAAAAAGAACGCTTAATCAATGAAGCGCGACGTGATTACAACAAGGTGATTCCATTAGCCGAAGGCGAAAAAGATCAGCGCATTCGGGAAGCTGAAGGTTATCGCTTAAAACGCATTAATGAGGCGGAAGGCGATGTCGCTCGGTTTAGAGCCGTCTTTGCGCAATATCAGAAAGCACCTGATGTGACTAAACGGCGTTTGTATGTGGAAACCCTGCAAAATGTGCTGCCCGCTGTGCAAAATAAAGTGGTGGTGGATAGTGATTTGACTTCCCCCCCT